A region from the Dehalococcoides mccartyi CG5 genome encodes:
- the nusG gene encoding transcription termination/antitermination protein NusG, translating into MTVKQKNWYVVHTYSGHEERVRKGLEERIKSMDAEDDIERVVLPTEEEVEVKNGQRRTIRKKILPGYVLVQMNMNDKSWAIVRNTPGVTGFVGSEGKPTNLPPEEVSRILDQMEAESPRVKVGFRKGQSVRVIDGPFVDFIGMVDEINTEKGKVKVLLSLFGRETPVELDFLQVEKL; encoded by the coding sequence ATGACTGTTAAACAGAAGAACTGGTATGTGGTGCATACCTATTCAGGGCATGAGGAAAGAGTCCGTAAAGGTCTTGAAGAACGGATTAAATCCATGGATGCCGAGGATGATATAGAGCGGGTTGTACTGCCTACCGAAGAAGAAGTTGAAGTCAAAAACGGTCAGCGGCGAACTATCCGGAAAAAAATACTGCCCGGCTATGTGCTGGTGCAGATGAACATGAACGATAAAAGCTGGGCTATAGTCCGCAATACTCCTGGCGTTACCGGTTTTGTAGGCTCTGAGGGCAAACCCACCAATTTGCCGCCCGAAGAAGTCAGCCGTATTCTGGACCAAATGGAAGCTGAATCACCAAGGGTTAAGGTGGGTTTCCGCAAAGGACAGAGTGTCAGGGTTATTGACGGACCGTTCGTTGATTTTATTGGCATGGTAGACGAAATTAACACTGAAAAAGGCAAGGTCAAGGTGCTTCTTTCCCTGTTCGGGCGGGAAACACCTGTTGAACTTGACTTTTTGCAGGTCGAAAAGCTCTAG
- the rplJ gene encoding 50S ribosomal protein L10 — translation MVKKIRIKKKIAVDELTDALAVAQSAVFTDYRGINTSELTTIRVKLREAGVGYRVLKNTLARRAADNTDHSNIKGAFEGPVAMAYSSNDVVAPARVLMDYISSSKSNLKVTGGYLSNKLISVEEVAELAKLPSREVLISKILAGMQSPITGLAMVLNGPARGLAIVLQARIKQLEG, via the coding sequence TTGGTAAAAAAGATACGTATAAAAAAGAAGATAGCAGTTGATGAGTTAACTGATGCTCTAGCTGTTGCCCAGTCTGCGGTTTTTACTGATTACCGCGGTATCAATACATCAGAGTTGACCACTATACGTGTGAAACTGCGTGAAGCTGGTGTTGGTTACCGGGTACTTAAAAATACCCTGGCTCGGCGTGCTGCTGACAACACTGACCATTCAAATATCAAGGGTGCATTTGAAGGTCCGGTGGCTATGGCTTACTCTTCAAATGACGTGGTTGCCCCGGCCAGAGTCCTGATGGACTATATTTCCAGCTCCAAGTCAAATTTGAAAGTAACCGGTGGTTATCTCAGCAACAAGCTTATTTCTGTTGAAGAAGTAGCCGAGCTTGCCAAGTTACCGTCTCGCGAAGTGCTTATCAGCAAGATTTTGGCTGGTATGCAGAGTCCCATTACCGGTTTGGCGATGGTACTCAATGGTCCTGCCCGTGGTTTGGCCATTGTACTTCAAGCCCGTATTAAACAGCTTGAAGGCTAA
- the rplK gene encoding 50S ribosomal protein L11, whose protein sequence is MAKKVKAIVKLQIPAGKANPAPPIGPALGQHGINIMGFCKEYNERTASMVGTIVPAEITIYDDRSFTFITKTPPAADLLKKAAGVTSGSGTPSKSVVAVISKGQLREIASVKMKDLNAVNIEGAERIIEGTARSMGIKVE, encoded by the coding sequence GTGGCAAAAAAAGTAAAGGCAATTGTAAAATTACAGATACCTGCAGGTAAAGCTAATCCTGCACCTCCCATTGGTCCGGCGCTGGGTCAGCACGGTATCAATATTATGGGTTTCTGTAAAGAATATAATGAACGCACAGCCTCTATGGTGGGCACTATTGTACCTGCAGAGATAACCATTTATGATGATCGCTCTTTTACATTTATCACCAAGACCCCTCCGGCGGCTGACCTCCTGAAAAAGGCGGCTGGTGTTACTTCGGGTTCTGGCACCCCCAGCAAGAGCGTAGTTGCTGTTATCTCAAAGGGTCAACTCAGGGAAATTGCTTCAGTCAAGATGAAAGATCTGAACGCAGTTAATATTGAGGGTGCTGAGAGAATTATTGAAGGTACTGCCCGCAGCATGGGCATTAAGGTGGAATAA
- the rpmG gene encoding 50S ribosomal protein L33, translating to MAKKTDTRIVINMACTDCGERNYTTEKNKRNDPRRIELSKYCPRCREAKVHRETK from the coding sequence ATGGCCAAAAAAACTGACACGAGAATTGTGATAAATATGGCTTGTACTGACTGTGGTGAAAGAAATTACACTACAGAAAAGAACAAGCGCAATGATCCTCGGCGTATTGAGCTGAGCAAGTATTGTCCGCGATGCCGTGAGGCAAAGGTACATCGCGAGACCAAGTAA
- the secE gene encoding preprotein translocase subunit SecE — translation MCPSAQQTAKAAGKKPGFFSNLIAELKKVVWPTRPDVIKLTTMVLVVAITVGIVLGVVDYGFSWFIDNVFVK, via the coding sequence ATGTGTCCTTCCGCACAGCAAACTGCCAAGGCGGCTGGTAAGAAACCTGGTTTCTTTTCCAACCTTATTGCCGAACTTAAAAAAGTAGTCTGGCCAACTCGGCCGGACGTGATAAAGCTTACCACTATGGTTTTGGTGGTTGCTATAACAGTCGGTATTGTACTGGGCGTTGTAGATTACGGCTTTAGCTGGTTTATTGATAACGTATTTGTTAAATAA
- a CDS encoding DUF502 domain-containing protein, producing the protein MSPSNNPPLKILRNRFLTGLAFVLPIGAALGLLIWVFNIVDGMLKPIIELFFNWYFPGVGLLVTLLLIYLVGLVLSNYFGKQILSWIDKLLAKVPIFNQIYNSAKQVIQTLGVGNKVSFKEAVMVEFPRVGMHSLAFITNETTNSSGEKLYLVYVPGSPNPTSGFLELLRENQIERVNISVEDAMKTLISCGLVFPETVQSIEIGHGDAHPNKL; encoded by the coding sequence ATGTCACCATCAAATAACCCACCACTAAAAATACTGCGAAACCGTTTTTTAACAGGGCTTGCCTTTGTCTTACCTATCGGAGCGGCTTTAGGACTGCTGATTTGGGTATTTAATATTGTAGACGGTATGCTAAAACCAATTATAGAGTTGTTCTTTAACTGGTATTTTCCGGGCGTGGGTCTTTTAGTAACACTGCTCCTGATATACTTGGTAGGACTGGTATTAAGCAACTATTTCGGTAAACAAATATTGAGCTGGATTGACAAACTACTGGCCAAAGTACCCATTTTCAACCAGATATATAACAGCGCCAAACAGGTTATACAGACACTAGGTGTGGGCAATAAAGTCTCTTTTAAAGAGGCCGTGATGGTAGAATTTCCCCGCGTGGGCATGCACAGTCTGGCATTTATCACAAATGAAACCACCAATTCCAGCGGTGAAAAACTGTATCTGGTGTATGTGCCGGGCTCTCCCAACCCAACCAGCGGTTTTTTAGAGCTGCTCAGGGAAAATCAGATTGAGCGGGTAAATATTTCGGTTGAAGATGCCATGAAAACTCTTATCTCCTGCGGCTTGGTATTTCCGGAAACTGTCCAAAGTATTGAGATTGGACATGGGGATGCACACCCCAATAAACTCTAA
- the rplL gene encoding 50S ribosomal protein L7/L12: protein MTIDEMMSAIKGMTVIELSELVKALEKEFGVSAAVAVAAPTAGGAAAAAAVEEKTEFNVILKDVGANKINVIKAVRELTSLGLKEAKDMVEAAPKAVKENVSKEEADAAKKALEAAGATVEIK from the coding sequence ATGACTATTGATGAAATGATGAGTGCCATTAAGGGCATGACCGTTATTGAGCTGTCCGAACTGGTAAAGGCCCTCGAAAAGGAATTTGGTGTAAGTGCTGCTGTAGCCGTAGCCGCTCCCACTGCCGGTGGTGCTGCAGCCGCTGCTGCTGTAGAGGAAAAGACTGAATTCAATGTAATCCTGAAGGATGTCGGTGCCAACAAGATTAACGTAATCAAGGCTGTTCGTGAGCTCACCAGCTTGGGTCTTAAAGAAGCCAAGGATATGGTTGAAGCTGCTCCCAAGGCTGTTAAAGAGAATGTCAGCAAAGAAGAAGCTGATGCCGCCAAGAAGGCTCTTGAGGCCGCTGGCGCTACTGTAGAAATTAAATAA
- the rplA gene encoding 50S ribosomal protein L1, with protein sequence MVTHGKKYQDAIKLLDQSVAYAPAEAIDLAKKMSAAKFDETVEMHLKMGLDPKNATQQLRGVAVLPHGLGKTVRVLVFAQGEAEKAAQVAGADVYGGDELIKKIEAGFLDFDVAISTPDMMSKVGKLGKVLGRRGLMPNPKSGTVVPAEDFKKVIEEARKGRVEFKLDRSGIVHIILGKASFEGQMLLENMTSVVDAIIRSKPTGAKGQYIKSAYLATTMGPGVRLDLRAVSAMGGV encoded by the coding sequence ATGGTAACACACGGTAAGAAATATCAAGACGCAATAAAACTGCTTGACCAGAGTGTCGCTTATGCTCCGGCTGAGGCTATTGATTTGGCCAAGAAAATGAGTGCCGCCAAGTTTGATGAGACCGTTGAAATGCATCTGAAGATGGGCCTTGATCCCAAAAATGCTACCCAGCAGTTGCGCGGCGTGGCCGTATTGCCCCATGGTTTGGGTAAAACTGTACGGGTATTGGTGTTTGCTCAAGGCGAAGCTGAAAAAGCTGCTCAGGTGGCTGGTGCTGATGTATACGGCGGTGATGAACTTATAAAGAAGATAGAAGCCGGTTTCCTTGATTTTGACGTTGCTATATCCACCCCTGACATGATGAGCAAGGTTGGTAAGCTGGGTAAAGTTCTTGGTCGGCGCGGTCTTATGCCTAACCCCAAGAGCGGCACCGTAGTACCGGCTGAAGATTTCAAAAAAGTTATTGAAGAAGCCCGCAAGGGGCGGGTGGAATTTAAGCTGGACCGTTCAGGCATTGTCCATATTATATTGGGCAAGGCCAGTTTCGAAGGGCAGATGCTTCTGGAGAATATGACTTCGGTAGTAGATGCTATTATCCGTTCCAAGCCCACTGGTGCCAAAGGGCAGTATATTAAGAGTGCTTATTTGGCAACTACAATGGGACCTGGTGTAAGGCTTGATCTTAGGGCTGTTTCCGCTATGGGCGGCGTATAA